From Carassius auratus strain Wakin chromosome 22, ASM336829v1, whole genome shotgun sequence, a single genomic window includes:
- the LOC113040442 gene encoding gastrula zinc finger protein XlCGF52.1-like yields MNKPEPFRINHKDTAKQGDLMEDSEESEERNEAEDKHNHVKTCEKSLSCSQTKSNLLKKAKKPFTCSHCGKCYTVKATLAIHMRTHTGENLHTCDQCGKSFPIKAYLKDHMRIHTGEKPYSCDQCGKSFTMKGTLKDHMRVHTGEKLYSCDQCGKSFAYRHSLKSHMRAHSGEKPFSCDQCGNNFTSKRSLKEHMTIHTGVKPHTCDQCGTSFRQKAALREHMTIHTGVKPFACDQCGKSFRKSCTFKVHLRRHSGERPFNCDQCGKTFFRSDALKDHLKVHTKEKPYMCTLCGRSFSQSGTLKMHQKRHNSVKEHMCFDCGKTFVRDAELKLHQSTHTGEKPYKCSHCDKRFRWSDYLKKHERIHTGEKPFKCSHCDKRFKWSEYLKKHERIHTGEKLYQCSQCEKSFTLSSSLLSHTKKKCVKS; encoded by the coding sequence ACCTAATGGAAGACAGTGAGGAGAGTGAAGAACGGAATGAGGCAGAGGACAAACATAATCATGTCAAAACTTGTGAGAAATCTTTAAGTTGCTCACAGACTAAAAGTAATTTATTGAAAAAAGCCAAAAAGCCTTTCACCTGCTCTCATTGTGGGAAGTGTTACACAGTAAAAGCAACCCTGGCAATACACATGAGGACCCATACTGGAGAAAATCTGCACACGTGTGATCAATGCGGGAAGAGTTTTCCGATAAAAGCATACCTTAAGGACCACAtgagaatccacactggagaaaaaccgtactcatgtgatcagtgcgggaagagttttacGATGAAAGGAACCCTTAAGgatcacatgagagttcacactggagagaagctgtactcgtgtgatcagtgcgggaagagttttgcaTACAGACACAGTCTTAAAAGTCACATGAGAGCTCATAGTGGAGAGAAGCCATTCtcatgtgatcaatgtgggaaTAATTTCACAAGTAAAAGATCTCTTAAGGAACACATGacaatccacactggagtgaaaccacacacatgtgatcaatgtgggacAAGTTTCAGACAAAAAGCAGCCCTTAGGGAGCACATGAccatccacactggagtgaagccgtttgcatgtgatcagtgtggaaagagtttcagaaaGTCATGCACTTTTAAAGTACACCTGCGTCGTCATTCTGGAGAAAGACCATTTAACTGTGACCAGTGTGGTAAAACTTTTTTTAGGTCAGATGCGCTGAAGGACCACCTGAaagttcatacaaaggagaagCCTTACATGTGTACTTTGTGTGGAAGGAGTTTTAGTCAGTCGGGtactttaaaaatgcatcagAAAAGACACAACAGTGTGAAGGAGCATATGTGTTTTGATTGTGGGAAGACTTTTGTTAGAGATGCTGAACTCAAACTGCACCAGAGCACTcatactggagaaaaaccttacaagtgttcacactgtgacaagagattcagatGGTCAGAttatctgaaaaaacatgagaggatccacaccggAGAAAAACCTttcaagtgttcacactgtgacaagagattcaaatGGTCAGAATATCTAAAAAAACACGAGAGGATCCATACTGGAGAGaagctgtatcagtgcagtcaaTGTGAAAAGAGTTTCACTCTGTCGTCATCTTTACTCAGTCATACAAAAAAGAAATGTGTGAAATCATGA